From Paenibacillus sp. GP183, one genomic window encodes:
- a CDS encoding N-acyl homoserine lactonase family protein has protein sequence MTNIHVWHTGSVYIDQALAFREKTFHPAPYTGLLRPSSKKQWVPVSAYFIEHPKGKILIDTGWSEEIRIDQRKHLGWLSNAMYKGLLPAGESVRERLDSLGVKDSELDYVLLTHLHSDHVSGVKHVRHARSILTSEQEWTAAQRDFGYIRSMWHGVPIQTFALETIPFGPYNKGVDLFQDGSLYLVFTPGHSKGLFSVMVQTSEGWVLLVSDVGYAERSWKEFVLPGLTPLSEEAIHSLRWVQEFSRRDDCRAVLANHDPAVSPQIIT, from the coding sequence ATGACGAATATTCACGTTTGGCACACCGGATCGGTATATATTGATCAAGCCCTGGCATTTCGGGAAAAAACCTTTCACCCGGCTCCGTACACCGGCTTACTGCGGCCAAGCTCCAAAAAACAATGGGTCCCCGTATCCGCCTATTTTATCGAGCATCCGAAAGGGAAAATATTGATAGATACCGGCTGGAGCGAGGAAATTCGCATCGATCAACGCAAGCATTTGGGTTGGTTATCAAACGCGATGTATAAGGGCCTCCTGCCAGCGGGTGAATCCGTTCGTGAGCGCTTGGACTCGCTCGGAGTTAAGGATTCTGAGCTTGACTATGTACTGCTTACGCATCTTCATTCGGATCATGTCAGCGGTGTAAAGCATGTCCGGCATGCCCGGAGTATCTTGACGAGTGAACAGGAGTGGACTGCCGCGCAGCGAGATTTCGGTTATATCCGTTCCATGTGGCATGGAGTCCCCATCCAAACCTTTGCATTGGAAACGATCCCGTTCGGACCTTATAATAAAGGGGTCGATCTTTTTCAAGACGGTTCGCTTTACCTGGTATTTACCCCTGGCCACAGCAAGGGGCTGTTTTCCGTAATGGTACAAACCTCGGAGGGATGGGTGTTGCTGGTCAGTGATGTGGGATACGCTGAGCGTTCCTGGAAAGAATTTGTTCTTCCGGGCTTAACCCCGCTGTCAGAGGAAGCGATCCATTCTTTGCGTTGGGTTCAGGAGTTCTCAAGAAGAGACGATTGTCGAGCAGTGCTCGCCAACCATGACCCTGCTGTATCCCCGCAGATTATTA